The Actinobacillus succinogenes 130Z region TTAAATCACAAAAACAGATAAAAAGTGCGGTCAAATTTAACCGCACTTTTTATTATAAGAAAAATATTAGTCTTCGCTAAAAATATCTGCGCCGTATTGATCGATCATTTCCAATGTTTCACCGCCGCCACGCGCCACACAAGTCAGCGGATCATCGGCAATAACGACCGGCACCCCCGATTCCTTGGCTAATAAAATATCGATGTTACGTAACAACGCACCTCCGCCGGTTAATACCATACCGTGCGCATAAATATCCGCCGCATGTTCCGGCTTACATTCCTCCAATGCGGTTCTCATCGCTCTGACGATGCCTTCCAGCGGTTGTTGGATAGCTTCCAGTACATCTCGAGAAGTCAGGGTAAAGGCGCGCGGTACGCCTTCCGCCAGGTTACTGCCAAACACTTCCATCTCTAAAATTTCATCGTCTTCCTGAATATAGGCGGTACCGATAGCATGTTTAATATGCTCCGCCGTAGATTCACCGATCAACGAACCGAAGGTACGACGCACATAAGCAATAATCGCTTCGTCGAATTTATCCCCGCCGATCCGTACGGAAGAAGAATAGGCTACGCCGTTTAATGCGATAACCGCAATTTCCGTCGTACCGCCGCCAATATCGATGACCATCGAACCCGTCGGTGTAGAAACCGGTAATTTCGCCCCGATCGCCGCCGCCATCGGTTCAACAATCAAATGCACTTCGCGTGCACCCGCGCCAAAAGCGGATTCTTTAATCGCACGACGCTCTACTTGCGTCGCTCCCGCCGGCACGCAGATGACGACGCGCGGACTCGGACGCAGGAAGTTGCTGCTGTGAACTTGTTTGATGAAATGTTGCAACATTTTTTCAGTCACCGAAAAATCGGCAATTACGCCGTCTTTCATCGGGCGAATAGCCGTAATGTTGTTTGATGTACGGCCTAACATTAATTTTGCATCTTTACCGACCGCCGCGATACTTTTATTGCCGCCGCGTCCCTGACGGATTGCTACCACCGAAGGTTCGTCCAATACAATGCCTTGGCCCTTCACATAAATCAGGGTGTTCGCCGTACCTAAATCGATAGAAAGATCATTTGAAAATAATCCGCGAATTTTTTTAAATAACATAAGAATTCCGTTAAATTTCGATTAAACTGCGCTTAATTTTTAAGTTTGGAAAAAATTGTGCATAATGTACCAAAAAATAACCGCACTTTACAGTGAATTTTACTCAAATATAAAAAAGACCGCGATCAAAGTGCGGTCGGTTTTCTTTAAGATTTTACCGTTTTAGGCTGCTTGAATACCGTTACTTCCGGCACCTCGCCCCGATACTTCTCGATTTGAACGATACAGGTATTCGGCGAATTACCTTGCGCCAGCTTTGACGTACCTTCGTCACGGGTTAACACGTTAGCGCAACCGTTTTTGCACAGCGGCTTTTCCGTTTCGCCCGGGTTCAACGGGTCATACCATGCGCCTTCGTGCAGTGCGATTGTACCTTTTATCACGCCATCGGTAACCACGGCGCCCGCCAGCACTTGCCCGCGCGGACTTTCAATACGTACTACGTCGCCGTCGGCAATACTGCGGGATTTCGCGTCATCCGGATGAATCAACACCGGTTCGCGATCCTTAACGGCATATTTCTGGCGCAGTGAAGTATGGGCAAGTTGGCTGTGCAAACGGTAGTACGGATGCGGAGTGACTAAAGCCAACGGATATTCCGCCGTAACATTACCGGCATATTCTTCCGGTTCCATCCAGCTCGGATAACCTTTGCAATCGTCATAATTCATTTTAGCGATAGTTTCGGAGAAAATCTCAATTTTACCCGATGGCGTACCCAACGGATTGAGCAACGGATCTTCCCTGAATTCTTCGTAACGTACCCATTTTTTCGCTTTTTCCGACGCTTCAAAAGTAATCGGTTTATTTTCCTGCCAGAATTGTTCGAATTTCGGCATAGTGACACTGGCATTACGCGCTGCGGTAAAAGCGGTTTGATAAAAATCTTTCAGCCATTGCATTTCCGTCTTGCCTTCGGTGAACTGTTCTTCTACGCCGGCACGTTTTGCCAATTCGGCGAATATATCAAAATCGTTTTTTGCTTCAAACTGAGGTTCCACAACCTGTTTCATCGGAAATATATTCAGCATCGAATAATCGCCGGACATAGTCAGATCGTTACGCTCATAGCTGGTGGTTGCCGGCAGAACAATATCCGCCATACGAGCCGTCGCCGTCCAGTTTATTTCATTGACAATAATCGTGTCCGGTTTCTGCCAGGCTTTCACCATTAAATTGGTATCCTGATGATGGCTGTACGGATTGCCGCCGCACCAGTAAATCAACTTGATTTCGGGATAGGTTATTTCCGAACCGTTATATTGAATCGTTTTCCCCGGATTTAACAGGGCATCCGTTAAACGCGCCAACGGGAAAGAATATTGCGATGTTTCGTCCAACCAGGTTTTTGCTCCCGCTGCGACAGACGGATTGGCCGTAATGGATCCCAACACCCCGCCGGTGGTAGTCGGAACTCCGCCGTTCGAATAATGATAACTCAGACCGAAACCGCCGCCCGGCAAACCGATTTGACCAATCATAGCCGCTAACGTCACCATCATCCAGTGACTCTGTTCGCCGTGACGTTGCCGTTGCATGCCCCAACCGCCCATCAGCATGGTACGTTTTGTACTGAAGTCATGAGCCAACGTTTTAATCACATCTGCCGACACACCGCAAATGCCGCTTGCCCATTCGGCATTTTTTACCTGACCGTCCGTTTTACCCAATAGATATTCTTCAAATTTATCATAACCGCGGGTGTATTTTTGCAAAAAGGCTTTATCGTGTTTATCTTCGCTGACTAAAGTGTGAGCGATTCCCAACATTAACGGCACATCCGTTCCGGTATTGACCGGGATCCATTCTGCCCCCAGATATTCGCAGCTTTCGTTTCGAACCGGGTCAATACAGATAATCCGTTTGTCGGTCTGTTTGAATTTTTTGAAATATTCGATTCCTTTTTGATCCGTTGAAGTCCATGCGATACGCATGGTTGTCAACGGGTTCGCTCCCCATAATACGATAATGTCGGTACTTTCCAGCAACACTTCCCAGCTGGTTTGCTGTTCGTACACCTCAATCGTTCCCACTACATGGGGCATAATAACTTGTGCGGCGCCGGTAGAATAATCTCCTTTCGTACCGACAAAACCGCCGGTAACATTCATATAGCGGTGTAATAACGTACGGGCGGCATGCAAAGCGCCGGAGCTGTACCAACCGTAAGAACCGGCGAAAATCCCCCTTGCGCCGTATTTCTCCCGCACCCGTTTCATTTCCTTCGCCACGAGCTCGAATGCCTGCTCCCAGGAAACGCGGACCCATTCGTCACGTCCGCGCAAAGTGCGGTCGCCATTCCCTTCTAAATAACCTTTGCGCACCATCGGATATTTCACCCGGGCTTCGCTATAGAGCTGATCCGCGACAACAGATTGCAACTCGTTTTCGATCGCAGGCGGAATCGCCGCACCGGATTTTACCACTTTACCGTTTTCCACCACTACGCCGAGCGGTCCCCAATGGGCGGCCGTTACCACGGTTTGCGATTCCGCCGTGTCTTTCGCCAGTGCCAAATTAGCGGTTAAACTGCCGCCGGTCAGCGTTGCGCCTGCCACACCTAAAGAGGAACTTTTCAAGAAATCGCGACGTTTTTGGTTAATTTTTTCTTTCATTTTTTCCATCCTTATTTTGCGTTGCGCTGTAAATAAATAGTTAACGCGCGCACCTGATCTTTAGTTAAAGAAGTCCGGTCTTTCATTGAATTCACCATGCCAATCCATTGATTTGCCGTATAATGTTCCGCCGTAATCGGCGCATGACATCCGCCGCAATGGGTTTCATTCAGATTTTTACCGAAAACATTGAGCGAATTCAGGTCGGAAGTGACCGCACTTTTCGGTACGTTCACATCTAGAAAAACTTCCAGCCATTCCGAATCGGTGACGGAATCATGCACTTTGTTTTTGACCAAAACACCGGCTTTTGCATCATCATCCAGTATCGCCATGGTAATCCGCTGCCCCAATTCCGTATAAAGC contains the following coding sequences:
- a CDS encoding rod shape-determining protein, which encodes MLFKKIRGLFSNDLSIDLGTANTLIYVKGQGIVLDEPSVVAIRQGRGGNKSIAAVGKDAKLMLGRTSNNITAIRPMKDGVIADFSVTEKMLQHFIKQVHSSNFLRPSPRVVICVPAGATQVERRAIKESAFGAGAREVHLIVEPMAAAIGAKLPVSTPTGSMVIDIGGGTTEIAVIALNGVAYSSSVRIGGDKFDEAIIAYVRRTFGSLIGESTAEHIKHAIGTAYIQEDDEILEMEVFGSNLAEGVPRAFTLTSRDVLEAIQQPLEGIVRAMRTALEECKPEHAADIYAHGMVLTGGGALLRNIDILLAKESGVPVVIADDPLTCVARGGGETLEMIDQYGADIFSED
- the torA gene encoding trimethylamine-N-oxide reductase TorA, whose protein sequence is MKEKINQKRRDFLKSSSLGVAGATLTGGSLTANLALAKDTAESQTVVTAAHWGPLGVVVENGKVVKSGAAIPPAIENELQSVVADQLYSEARVKYPMVRKGYLEGNGDRTLRGRDEWVRVSWEQAFELVAKEMKRVREKYGARGIFAGSYGWYSSGALHAARTLLHRYMNVTGGFVGTKGDYSTGAAQVIMPHVVGTIEVYEQQTSWEVLLESTDIIVLWGANPLTTMRIAWTSTDQKGIEYFKKFKQTDKRIICIDPVRNESCEYLGAEWIPVNTGTDVPLMLGIAHTLVSEDKHDKAFLQKYTRGYDKFEEYLLGKTDGQVKNAEWASGICGVSADVIKTLAHDFSTKRTMLMGGWGMQRQRHGEQSHWMMVTLAAMIGQIGLPGGGFGLSYHYSNGGVPTTTGGVLGSITANPSVAAGAKTWLDETSQYSFPLARLTDALLNPGKTIQYNGSEITYPEIKLIYWCGGNPYSHHQDTNLMVKAWQKPDTIIVNEINWTATARMADIVLPATTSYERNDLTMSGDYSMLNIFPMKQVVEPQFEAKNDFDIFAELAKRAGVEEQFTEGKTEMQWLKDFYQTAFTAARNASVTMPKFEQFWQENKPITFEASEKAKKWVRYEEFREDPLLNPLGTPSGKIEIFSETIAKMNYDDCKGYPSWMEPEEYAGNVTAEYPLALVTPHPYYRLHSQLAHTSLRQKYAVKDREPVLIHPDDAKSRSIADGDVVRIESPRGQVLAGAVVTDGVIKGTIALHEGAWYDPLNPGETEKPLCKNGCANVLTRDEGTSKLAQGNSPNTCIVQIEKYRGEVPEVTVFKQPKTVKS